TCGCGCCGACTTCGGAAACCAGGCCCGGAAATGCGAAAAGGCCGGATCAGTAAACTGATCCGGCCTTCTCGACACAAGCGTGCGCGAGGGGGGACTTGAACCCCCACGCCCGTTAGGGCACTAGCACCTCAAGCTAGCGCGTCTGCCATTTCCGCCACCCGCGCTCGTGTCAGGCCGTTCCGATCACTCGGTGGCCCGAGAGAAGACATTAGCACGGTTTCAGAGGTGCCTTCGACCACGGTGGCCAACCACGGATGCCCCGGCTACCGTGAAGGGCATGGCCCCGTCTCCCACTGGCACCCCTTCCGATGCAGAACTCGACGAGACGGCGATCGTCGCGCGCGACCTGATCCGCTTCGACACCTCGAACTACGGCGAGGGCAGGGCCAACGGCGAGCGCGAGGCCGCCGAGTACGTCGAGGCGCGACTGGCAGCGCTCGGCCTCGCCCCGCAGCTCTTCGAACCCGAGCCGCGACGCACGAGCGTCGTCGCACGCGTGCCCGGCCGCGATTCGTCCAAGCCAGCCCTGGTCGTGCACGGCCACCTCGACGTCGTGCCGGCCGACGCCCGCAACTGGAGCGTCGACCCGTTCGCGGGCGAGGTGCGCGACGGCATGCTGTGGGGCCGCGGCGCCGTCGACATGAAGGACATGGACGCGATGATGCTGACCGCCCTCGGCGACATCATCGGCTCGGGCTCGCAGCCGGCGCGCGACCTCGTGGTCGCCTTCTTCGCCGACGAGGAGGCCGGGGGAGGCGCGGGCTCCGGATGGCTCGTCGACCACCACCCCGAGCTCTTCGAGGGCGCCACCGAGGCGATCAGCGAGGTCGGCGGCTACTCGATCACGGTCGGCGGTCGCCGCGCCTACCTGCTGCAGACCGGTGAGAAGTCGCTGCTCTGGGTGCGCCTCGTCGCGAAGGGCACCGCAGCCCACGGGTCGCGGCTCATCCGCGACAACGCCATCACGAAGCTCGCCGAGGCCATCGCGACCCTCGGCCGCACCGAGTGGCCCGTGCGGCTCACCGACACCACCCGCGAGCTCCTCGGCGAGATCGCGGGCGTGCTCGGCGTCGACCCCGAGCAGGTCTCGCCCGACGAGCTCGCCCTCGCCACGGGTTCGGCATCGGGCTTCATCACCGCGACCCTCCGCACGACGACGAACCCCACGCTCCTCACCGCGGGCTACAAGCACAACGTCATCCCCGACCGCGCCGAGGCGCTCGTCGACATCCGCACCCTGCCCGGCGAGGAGGAGGCGGTGCTCGCCGAGGTGCGTGCGCTCGTCGGCGACGAGGTCGAGGTCGAGATCGTGCACCGCGACGTGGGGCTCGAGGCTGCGACATCCGGTGCCCTCGTCGACGCCGTGAAGCACACGCTCGGCGTGCACGATCCCGGCGCCCCCGTCTTCCCGTACCTGCTCTCGGGCGGCACCGACAACAAGGCGCTCAGCCGGCTCGGCATCGCCGGCTACGGCTTCGCGCCCCTGAAGCTGCCAGAAGGCTTGGACTTCCCGGCGATGTTCCACGGTGTTGACGAGCGGGTCCCGCTCGACGCATTAGTCTTCGGTAGGCAGGTTCTCCGGGACCTCCTCCTCGACTACTGATCGAACGCGTCAGTCTTCGGGAGGCAGGTTCTGCGCGACCTCCTCCTCGACTACTGACCGAACGGGTCGGTCTTCGGCAGGCGGGTACTGCGCGACCTCCTCCTCGACTTTTGACCGAACTCAGTCCTCCTGCTTCCGCGGGGGCGGAAGGCGGATGCACCACGTGATCGAAGCGCTCATCCTCGGCCTCGTCCAAGGCCTCACCGAGTTCCTGCCGATCTCCTCGAGCGCCCACCTGCGCATCCTGGGGGAGTTCCTGCCCGGAGCGCAGGACCCGGGAGCCGCGTTCACCGCGATCACGCAGCTCGGCACCGAGACCGCGGTCGTGGTGTTCTTCTGGCGCGACATCGTGCGCATCATCTCGCACTGGTTCGGATCGTTCACCGGGCGCGTGCCGCGCAACGACCCCGACGCGCGCATGGGCTGGCTCATCATCATCGGCTCGGTGCCGATCGTCGTGCTCGGCATCCTGTTCCAGGATCAGATCGAGACGAGCCTGCGCTCGCTCTGGATCGTCGGAACGATGCTCATCGTGTTCGGCCTCATCCTCGGACTCGCCGACTGGGCGGGTGCCAAGCGCCGCAAGCTCGAAGACCTCACGGTGCCGCACGGCATCTTCTTCGGCCTCGCCCAGGCGCTCTCCCTCATTCCGGGGGTCTCGCGCTCGGGCGGCACCATCACGATGGGGCTCTTCCTGGGTTACGAGCGCGCCGCAGCGGCGCGTTACGCCTTCCTGCTCGCGATCCCCGCGGTGTTCGGCAGCGGACTCTTCCAGCTCGTGAAGAGCCTCGACGAGCCCTCGGTCTATGGGGCGATCGAGACGGCGGCCGCCACGCTCGTCGCGTTCGTCGTGGGCCTGCTCGTGATCGCGTTCTTCATGAGCTACATCTCGAAGCGCAGCTTCCTGCCGTTCGTGATCTACCGGGTGCTGCTCGGCACCACGATCCTCGTGCTGCTCGGCACGGGGGCGATCAGCGCCTGATCGCCCTGCGCTGATCGATCAGCGCGGCCCGTCGCCGCGCCCGTCGGCGCGGCCTCCGGGCTCCTCGCCACGGCGCCGGAGGTAGCGCTCGAACTCCTGTGCGATGGCCTCGCCGCTCGCCTCGGGGGCGTCGACCGCGTCGCGGGCCTGCTCGAGCTGGGTGATGTAGCCGGCCATCTCGTCGTCTTCGGCGGCCAGCGCGTCGACGCCCGCCTCCCAGGCCTTCGCGTCGACCTCGAGGCTGCCGCGGGGGATGGAGAGCCCGGTGAGCTCCTCGACCTTGCCGAGGAGGGCCAGCACCGCCTTCGGCGACGGCGCGTTGTGCACGTAGTGCGGCACCGACGCCCAGAGCGAGACCGTCGGGATGCCGACGCGCTCGGCCTGGTCGGCGATGACGCTGAGGATGCCCACGGGGCCCTCGTAGGTCGAGCGTTCGACGTTGAGCGCCGTCCGCACCTCGGGGTTCTCGCTCGAGGCGAAGACCGACAGCGGCCGGGTGTGCGGCGCGTCGGCGAGCATCGCACCCAGCAGCACGATGCCCTCGATGTCGGCAGCGAGTGCGGTGTCGATGAGTTCGGCCGCGAAGCCCTTCCAGCTGCGGGCGGGCTCGGCGCCGAGCAGCACGTGCAGGGCCTCGGCGCCGGGGCCGGTGACCTGGTCGTCGTCGTCGTCGGATGCCGGGAGGCCGCCCGGACCCATGATCGCGGCACCCGGCCACTCGAGACGGCGGGTGCCGTCGTCGCCGAGCACGATCGTGGGGCGAGTGAACTGGTAGTCGAAGTAGAGCTCGGGATCGACCGCCGCGATCTCGACGAGGCCCAGGCGCTCGACGAGGAGCTTGGCCGCCCCGGTCGCCGCCTCTCCGGCGTCGTTCCATCCTTCGAATGCGACGACGAGCAGCCTTCCGCCCTCGAAACCGGCCGGCTGATTCACTCCTGGTGCCCCGCTTTCCGCCCCGGATCTCCGGGTTCACCTCCACAATAGGCCGTGCCCGTAGACTTGTCGGTTGTGACCACTCGCCTCCCCGCCGCAGTCCTCTGGGACATGGACGGCACCCTTGTCGACACCGAGCAGTACTGGATGGCCGCAGAGACGGAGCTCATGGAGGCCTTCGGACTCCCATGGAGTCACGACGATGCGCTCGAGCTCGTGGGCAGCGGCCTCTGGGACGGTGCGGCGTACTTCCAGGCGAGGGGCGTCGACCTCGACGCCGACACCATCGTGAACCGCCTCACCGAACGCGTGCGCGAGCAGCTCGAGGAGCACGGCGTGCCGTGGCGGCCCGGGGCCCGCGAGTTGTTGCAGGCGCTGCGCGAGGCATCCGTGCCCACCGCGCTCGTGACCATGTCGGTCCGTTCGATGGCCGACGACATCGTCGCCGCCATCCCGTTCGAGGCGTTCGACCTGATCGTCTCCGGCGACAGCGTCGAGAACGCGAAGCCGCACCCCGAGCCCTATCTCACCGCCGCAGCGCAGCTCGGCGTCGACATCGTCGACTGCGTCGCCATCGAGGACTCGCCCACGGGCCTCGCCTCGGCGCACGCGTCGGGGGCGCTCGCCCTCGCCGTGCCGAACTTCATCCCGCTCGACGGCCTGCCGGCCGCGGCACTGTGGCCGACGCTCGACGGCACGACCGTCGACGACCTGGCCGCACTCCTGACGATTCGCGAGGTCACGGCATGATCGAGAGCAGAGGCGAGCAGAGCGGACCGTTCCGCGTCGGCGACCGAGTGCAGCTGACGGGGCCCAAGGGGCGCCTGCACACGATCACGCTCCTGCCGGGTCAGCACTTCCACTCGCACAAGGGGCTGCTCGCGCACGACGACCTCATCGGCCGGCCCGACGGTTCCGTCGTTGCGAACCAGGCCGGGGTCGAGTACCTGGCCCTTCGACCGCTCCTCACCGACTTCGTCATGTCGATGCCGCGCGGCGCCGCGATCGTCTACCCGAAGGACGCCGCACAGATCCTCGCACAGGCCGACATATTCCCGGGCGCACGCGTGGTCGAGGCCGGCGTCGGCTCGGGTGCGCTCTCGCTCTGGCTGCTCCGCGCCATCGGGGCGGCGGGTCACCTGTATTCCTTCGAGCGACGCGACGACTTCGCGAGCGTCGCGCGCGGCAACGTCGCCACCTTCCACGGCGCCGACCCCGAGAACTGGTCGATCACGCTCGGCGATCTGGCAGAGGTGCTGCCCGAGACGGTCGACGAGGCATCCGTCGACCGAGTCGTGCTCGACATGCTCGCGCCCTGGGAGTGCCTCGAGTCGGTCTCGGCGGCGCTGAAGCCCGGCGGAGTGCTGCTCTGCTACATCGCCACGGCCACACAGCTCTCGCGCGTCGCCGAGGCGATCCGCGCCACGGGGGAGTACACCGAGCCGCAGTCGTCCGAGACGATGGTGCGCGGCTGGCACGTGCAGGGTCTCGCCGTGCGCCCCGACCACCGCATGATCGCGCACACCGGCTTCCTCATCACCGCCCGGCGCCTCGCTCCCGACACGATCCTGCCCGAGCTGAAGCGTCGCCCGTCGAAGACCGAGTTCAGCGATGAAGACGTCGAGGCCTGGACCCCCGGTGCGCTCGGCGAGCGCAACGTGAGCGACAAGAGCCTGCGCAAGCGCGTCAGGCAGGCGGATGCCGCGGCCACCCGCTCGCGCGCCGGTGACGGGTCCGATGCCGCCTCAGTGGGCGACCCCGTCGTCTCGGCCGAGCTCGACTCGCCCGGGACGGAACCCGCCGGTCAGGGCGGGTAGGCTTTCAACGCCCCTCACCGATCACCCAAGAATCGAGGATCAGTGCGCTCGTCATTCGCGCTCATCGCCACGGCCGGCATCATCGCCCTGACGCTGTCGGGCTGCGCTTCGGCGCCCGCCCCCGAGGCGGGGTCCGGTGATTCCTCCAACGCAGTCACGGTGAAGGGCGACTTCGGCGACGCGCCGCGTGTCACGTTCCCGACGCCGCTCGCGCCCGATGAGACGCAGTGCACCGAGGTCATCGCCGGTGAGGGCGAACGTCTTCAAGAGGGCCAGATCGTGATGCTCGGCGCTTCGATCTTCAATGGCACGACCGGTGAGTTGGTGCAGTCCGTCGGCTACGACGACGATGCCGCGCCGCTCGCAGTCGGCGGCGACACCTTGGTCGCATTCACGAAGGGCTTGAGCTGCGCCCGAGAGGGATCTCGCGTCGTCGTGGTTGCGCCGTCTGAAGACGCCATCCGGCCTGCGGACGATCCCAGCGCCGCCGAGGGGGGCGACAGCCTCGTGGCAGTCTTCGACGTGCAGCGTGCCTTCCCTGCGCGCGCCGACGGCGCGGTGCGCCTCAGCCGTGACGGGTTCCCGGCCGTGGTGCTGGCGCCCGACGGGCGCCCCGGCATCACGGTACCGAAGGCCGACCCGTTCGAGACGACCGAGGTCGAGGTCCTGAAAGAGGGTTCAGGCGAGGTCGTGGAATCCGGTGACGCGGTCGTCGTGCACTACACGGGCCTGACCTGGGCTGAGAGCGACGTGCTGGAAGATTCGACCTGGCCGAAGGGAGCCCCGACCATCGTGGCCGTCACCGACGGTGAGGGCGGCCAGATGCCCGCGGGCTTCTCGGAAGCGGTCATCGGGCAGAAGGTCGGCTCGCAGGTCGCGGTCGTCGTGCCGCCGAGTGCCGGCTTCGGCGACCAGGGGAACGCCACGGTCCCGCCGGGTGCAACCCTGTTCTACGTGATCGACATCCTGGGCGTGGTCTGAGCTCGTCGAGGCGGCCCTCGCCGCCACCGCGGTTCAGTAAGATCGCACGTGTGGCGAGCGGCGGAGTGAACAAGGGCGAGTCGAAGATCCCGGTCGAAGACCGTTTGTTCAGCCTCGTGCTGGCGTTGCTCGCGACCGAGACGGGCCTCCTGAAGTCCGAGATCCTGTCGACGGTGCGCGGCTACGCCGAGCGATTCGATTCCGCCGGTCAGAATGCGAATCTCGAGCGTCAGTTCGAGCGCGACAAAGACGACATCCGCGAGCTCGGCATCCCGCTCGAGACCGTGGAATCGCCCGATCGACCGGGCGACAACCAGGCGCTCCGCTACCGCATCCCCAAGGGCCAGTACGACCTGCCCGATGAGGTGCGGTTCACGCCCGACGAACTCGCGCTGCTCGGCCTCGCCGCCGAGGTATGGCGTGAGGCGTCGCTCTCGGCGGACTCGCAGCGCGCGCTCACGAAGCTCCGTTCGCTCGGCATCGAGCCGCGTGAACCGGTGATCGGCTACGCCCCGCGGCTGCGCGTGCGCGACACGGCGTTCGAGCCGCTGCGACAGGCGCTCGATCGCCGGCAGTCGGTGCGGTTCCGCTACTTCAAGCCCGGTGAGGCCGAGCCGCGTCGGCGCACGGTCGACCCGCTCGCCGTCGTGCTCCACGACGGCCGCTGGCATCTGCATGCGTACGACCACGACGCGGCGAGCCCCCGCACCTTCCTGCTCTCGCGCATCATCGGCGACGTGACGCCCGTGCCCGGTTCGAGCTTCGAGGCGCCGCCGCTCGGCGTTCAGGACCGCATCATCGCCGAGCTGCAGGAGCTGCACGAGCGCAACGTCGCCGACCTCGCGGTCACCGGAGGCAGCGACGCCGAGGTGCGACTCGGCAAGCGCGCGATCGAGGGCGATGAAGACGCCGGGGTCATCCGCCTGCACTACACGGATGCCGCGGTGTTCGCCGACGAGCTCGCCGCCTATGGTCCCGAGGTCCGCGTGCTCGCGCCCGATGAGTTGCGCGACGCGGTGCGCGACCGGCTGCGTGCCGTCGTCGCTGCCCACCGCGACGCCGCCGGCGATGCGGCAGAGGAGGGTCGACGATGATGGCCAAGCGCTCGAAGCCGTTGAAGGCGCCCGACAAGCTCGTCTTCCTCCTCTCGTTCGTGCCGTACCTGCTCGAACAGCGCGTCGTCGACGTCGACGAGGCGGCGACCCACTTCGGGCTCACCGAAGAGGAGATCCGCCACGCCGTGCGGCTCATCGCGACGTCGGGGCTGCCCGGCGAGACCGGCACCTACCAGCCGAACGACCTCTTCGACATCGACTGGGACGCCTTCGAGGAAGACGACGTGATCGTCATCGTGCACCACGTCGCGATCGACGATGCGCCGAGACTGTCGGCACGTGAGGCGGCGGCACTCATCGCCGGCCTGCAGTACCTCTCGGCATCGCCCGAGAACGCCGGCAGGGCCTCGCTCGCCTCGCTCATGGCCAAGCTCACGGCCGGGGCATCCGCGGCACCCAGTCGCCTGGCTGTGGCAGAGACCGAAGCGGATGCCTCGCTGGCCCTGATCCGAGAGGCCGTGACGGGTGGCCGGCAGCTCGAGTTCGACTACCGCAACGCGCTCGGGGTGGCGGGGCGCCGACGTGTCGACCCGCTCCGCATCCTGTCGCAGGACGCCGACTGGTACCTGCAGGCCTACTGCCACACGCGGGAGGACGTGCGGAACTTCCGGGTCGACCGCATGAGCGAACTGCTCGTCTCCGATGCGCCGATCGAGGACCACTCCGACCGCACGGTGCCCGACACGCTCTTCCAGAGCTCGGATTCCGACCTCGACGTGGTCGTCGACGTCGCGCCCGAGACACTGCCGCTGCTCGCCGACTACCTGGCCGACGCTCGTACCGAACAGGTCGACGGGCGCCTGCGGGTGACGCTGCGCCTGGCGCACGTGCACGGGCTCAAGCGCCTCGTGGCGGGTCTTCCCGGCCTCGTGACCGTCGTGGCGCCGGCAGAGGCGCGCGCGGTGGTCGCCGAGTGGGCGGCAGCCGGTCTGGCAGGCTACGCTGAACCTGTTCCCTCCGATGCCGGGCGGCATCAGCCTGACATCGACGACAGGTAGACTGTCGTCACCCTCACCGACGAAACGGACGAACCCCCATGTGGCAAGGCTTCACTGGTTGGCACGCGCTGATCATCCTCGTGGTCATCCTCTTGCTCTTCGGAGCTCCCAAGCTTCCCGCGCTCGCCCGTAGCCTCGGCCAGTCGATGAAGATCCTCAAGACCGAGGTCCGCTCCGACAAGACCGATCCTGACGCGACCGACGAGACGCCGAAGGCCGACGCCCCGGATTCCGGCAAGAACTCCTGACCACGGTGACCGCGGTGAAAGATCGCGGTGAGAAGGACCGCGAGAAGCGGATGTCGCTCGGTCAGCATCTGATCGAGCTCCGCAAGCGCCTCTTCATCTCCGCGATCGCGATTGTGGTGGGTGCCGGTCTCGGCTGGTGGCTCAC
The DNA window shown above is from Agromyces cerinus and carries:
- a CDS encoding M20/M25/M40 family metallo-hydrolase, encoding MAPSPTGTPSDAELDETAIVARDLIRFDTSNYGEGRANGEREAAEYVEARLAALGLAPQLFEPEPRRTSVVARVPGRDSSKPALVVHGHLDVVPADARNWSVDPFAGEVRDGMLWGRGAVDMKDMDAMMLTALGDIIGSGSQPARDLVVAFFADEEAGGGAGSGWLVDHHPELFEGATEAISEVGGYSITVGGRRAYLLQTGEKSLLWVRLVAKGTAAHGSRLIRDNAITKLAEAIATLGRTEWPVRLTDTTRELLGEIAGVLGVDPEQVSPDELALATGSASGFITATLRTTTNPTLLTAGYKHNVIPDRAEALVDIRTLPGEEEAVLAEVRALVGDEVEVEIVHRDVGLEAATSGALVDAVKHTLGVHDPGAPVFPYLLSGGTDNKALSRLGIAGYGFAPLKLPEGLDFPAMFHGVDERVPLDALVFGRQVLRDLLLDY
- a CDS encoding undecaprenyl-diphosphate phosphatase — its product is MHHVIEALILGLVQGLTEFLPISSSAHLRILGEFLPGAQDPGAAFTAITQLGTETAVVVFFWRDIVRIISHWFGSFTGRVPRNDPDARMGWLIIIGSVPIVVLGILFQDQIETSLRSLWIVGTMLIVFGLILGLADWAGAKRRKLEDLTVPHGIFFGLAQALSLIPGVSRSGGTITMGLFLGYERAAAARYAFLLAIPAVFGSGLFQLVKSLDEPSVYGAIETAAATLVAFVVGLLVIAFFMSYISKRSFLPFVIYRVLLGTTILVLLGTGAISA
- a CDS encoding PAC2 family protein — protein: MNQPAGFEGGRLLVVAFEGWNDAGEAATGAAKLLVERLGLVEIAAVDPELYFDYQFTRPTIVLGDDGTRRLEWPGAAIMGPGGLPASDDDDDQVTGPGAEALHVLLGAEPARSWKGFAAELIDTALAADIEGIVLLGAMLADAPHTRPLSVFASSENPEVRTALNVERSTYEGPVGILSVIADQAERVGIPTVSLWASVPHYVHNAPSPKAVLALLGKVEELTGLSIPRGSLEVDAKAWEAGVDALAAEDDEMAGYITQLEQARDAVDAPEASGEAIAQEFERYLRRRGEEPGGRADGRGDGPR
- a CDS encoding HAD family hydrolase gives rise to the protein MTTRLPAAVLWDMDGTLVDTEQYWMAAETELMEAFGLPWSHDDALELVGSGLWDGAAYFQARGVDLDADTIVNRLTERVREQLEEHGVPWRPGARELLQALREASVPTALVTMSVRSMADDIVAAIPFEAFDLIVSGDSVENAKPHPEPYLTAAAQLGVDIVDCVAIEDSPTGLASAHASGALALAVPNFIPLDGLPAAALWPTLDGTTVDDLAALLTIREVTA
- a CDS encoding tRNA (adenine-N1)-methyltransferase encodes the protein MIESRGEQSGPFRVGDRVQLTGPKGRLHTITLLPGQHFHSHKGLLAHDDLIGRPDGSVVANQAGVEYLALRPLLTDFVMSMPRGAAIVYPKDAAQILAQADIFPGARVVEAGVGSGALSLWLLRAIGAAGHLYSFERRDDFASVARGNVATFHGADPENWSITLGDLAEVLPETVDEASVDRVVLDMLAPWECLESVSAALKPGGVLLCYIATATQLSRVAEAIRATGEYTEPQSSETMVRGWHVQGLAVRPDHRMIAHTGFLITARRLAPDTILPELKRRPSKTEFSDEDVEAWTPGALGERNVSDKSLRKRVRQADAAATRSRAGDGSDAASVGDPVVSAELDSPGTEPAGQGG
- a CDS encoding FKBP-type peptidyl-prolyl cis-trans isomerase, whose translation is MRSSFALIATAGIIALTLSGCASAPAPEAGSGDSSNAVTVKGDFGDAPRVTFPTPLAPDETQCTEVIAGEGERLQEGQIVMLGASIFNGTTGELVQSVGYDDDAAPLAVGGDTLVAFTKGLSCAREGSRVVVVAPSEDAIRPADDPSAAEGGDSLVAVFDVQRAFPARADGAVRLSRDGFPAVVLAPDGRPGITVPKADPFETTEVEVLKEGSGEVVESGDAVVVHYTGLTWAESDVLEDSTWPKGAPTIVAVTDGEGGQMPAGFSEAVIGQKVGSQVAVVVPPSAGFGDQGNATVPPGATLFYVIDILGVV
- a CDS encoding helix-turn-helix transcriptional regulator is translated as MASGGVNKGESKIPVEDRLFSLVLALLATETGLLKSEILSTVRGYAERFDSAGQNANLERQFERDKDDIRELGIPLETVESPDRPGDNQALRYRIPKGQYDLPDEVRFTPDELALLGLAAEVWREASLSADSQRALTKLRSLGIEPREPVIGYAPRLRVRDTAFEPLRQALDRRQSVRFRYFKPGEAEPRRRTVDPLAVVLHDGRWHLHAYDHDAASPRTFLLSRIIGDVTPVPGSSFEAPPLGVQDRIIAELQELHERNVADLAVTGGSDAEVRLGKRAIEGDEDAGVIRLHYTDAAVFADELAAYGPEVRVLAPDELRDAVRDRLRAVVAAHRDAAGDAAEEGRR
- a CDS encoding helix-turn-helix transcriptional regulator; translated protein: MMAKRSKPLKAPDKLVFLLSFVPYLLEQRVVDVDEAATHFGLTEEEIRHAVRLIATSGLPGETGTYQPNDLFDIDWDAFEEDDVIVIVHHVAIDDAPRLSAREAAALIAGLQYLSASPENAGRASLASLMAKLTAGASAAPSRLAVAETEADASLALIREAVTGGRQLEFDYRNALGVAGRRRVDPLRILSQDADWYLQAYCHTREDVRNFRVDRMSELLVSDAPIEDHSDRTVPDTLFQSSDSDLDVVVDVAPETLPLLADYLADARTEQVDGRLRVTLRLAHVHGLKRLVAGLPGLVTVVAPAEARAVVAEWAAAGLAGYAEPVPSDAGRHQPDIDDR
- the tatA gene encoding twin-arginine translocase TatA/TatE family subunit — encoded protein: MWQGFTGWHALIILVVILLLFGAPKLPALARSLGQSMKILKTEVRSDKTDPDATDETPKADAPDSGKNS